The window ttacactcCTCtccaacatgcacacacaagcacacacacacacacacacacacacacacacacacacagactttctTGGCTGTTAATTAATGCAATGAAAAGACAACATAAGCTTCGACTGGCTGAAAGCGTACCAGGCTAGCCAAGTTGCACTCGCAATGGGCTTTAACTGACAATGCAATGCAGGCGGGTTAATAATGAGTGCACACAAAGCACACATACATGAGGAAATATTGAACACAAATGAAGGCATCGGTGCACACATACACGTACGTATTGACAGCGCTGAAGCTAAGGGTTGTTAATGGCTCCCATTCTATTTACAGTGTGTCTTTTAGGAAtgcctgaaaaacattttaagaaatgATTACATCAATGGCTTTCCTATGGGCCTTCATTAGCTCTTTCTCTTACTgcctctctgacacacacacatttcagctcTGCAAGCCAATTACAGAGGCAGAACTGCGGGTGCTGGGAAACTCTTGAGGCAATTAGATATTTATTAACAGGCAGGCCCTGAGGTCTGAAAGGATGAAACATGCATAGACACAtacatatgcatgcacacacacacacccacacagattAATTCCCAGCCAGATTTGAgtagaaaaaaatctaactaCTATACaatgaatttcacaacaaacatCTCTTTCAAAACATTCTTGACTCAATTGTCAATCTATTGATCAGTACCACACAGCTAGGAAGCATCCTGCACAGTTGGTGGTGCAGCTGAGCATGAACTCCCAGTGAAACTCATCCAACTCCCACACCTGCAACACTTCAGCTTACATTTAAAGGGGCAACTTTGAGTGCATACACTTGAACTGTCACTGACTTCTTCCAGGATTTCCACTTGAACTTAAACTCCCAATCAATCGGTATATCACCCACACATGAACTGACACCACTCCTTTTAGTGTGTGAACTTCAACTGACATTTCAACTCCTTTCAATGCATCAATAGTCAGGTTTCCATCAAAATGTGTTGCAAAATGGAACCggatttcaagaaaaaaaaaaaaaaaggtaattaatgTTTGTTTCCATCCACTACCATTATGAGATGATTAGGAGTTGGTTCATCTAGAGAAGCAGGAGGTGGTACCAATTCAGTCAGAAGATCATTTAAGTGCAGAAGAAGAGACATGAAACTTTACGAAATAAATGTAACCTCAATTGAACCTCAATGTAGAAAACTTGATGGAAATATGCTTATTGGACACAAAATGCTaccattttgcttttttcaataaaacaatttttttgcaCCGTAGCCAaatgtgaaaacttttttttgcaatatttcaagattttttgtatttccagcatttcaaatcatgttttttaagcgcaaatttaaaataaacataaaaacagatggatgggaaaaaaaaaaaaaataaacaacttaatCTCACCTAATCTGCATGTACTTTGGAATGTGAGAGGAAGATcataatttatgttttaaaaaatgctcatCTCAATATCAGTTTCAATGGATTCTAAGTCTTAATCTCCTCCTGAAATTTCTCCCACCACGTGAATCCATTGTAaccaatattatttaaaatgacaacagCTGGTGTTCTTTGTCAAGGCTCAAACTACACCTTTTTACAGCCTCATTTCAGGTCTCCACTGAGTGAGTGTTTGATACTCAAAAGAAGGCTTTTCGGTGGAATCTCACTTGAAAGCCACCGATGAGGAATAATGAAGTAATTATGCAGTTTCTCACAGCTGAGGAGGAAAACACGTATCAAACTattcaaaaatgtcattgtgcTTTTGATGTGAAGTTATTTCAAGTGTTGATCATGCATTCAAAGTAATCAAATGTATAATCTAGCTTCATTATCGTCATTCTGACAAAACCATTATCTCAGATTTAATCCACACTCATACCTTATTAACCATTCAAAGTGATGCTATTTGATGGTTGCTTTTATTCACAGCGTCTCGCAGTGCCACGGATTTAGCAATATTTCCTCTTTTACTGTGGCATAAAGAAATCCCAGaggaaattaaaaccaaaagcaTATTAGTGTTACTACAATAAAAGCACATATATAACACAGACGTATTTACAATGCCACAGGAAAACAGCTTAAATGAGGATCTGTCATGTCATCAAAGATCGGAAAATGCgtttaaagaaaaaactcaataactgtgaaaaaatgtaaCTGAAGTCAGGTTTGAGTGAAAGAAATGTCAAACACTCAGTTGCAGCTGTTGGCCTTTTCtctgtgtgtactgtatatagtatattcTAAATGAATGCCTGTTACGGGTCGGGTCGGCTCAGCGCACCACAGACAGCCTGCAGGTACCAGGAATGGTGTTACAACTGTATATGTATGCTGTCAAATCAAATGTACTGTGGTGGAACAAATGTTTATGTAGCCTGTCAAAACTAGGGAACCATGGAATCACATTCACCTAGCAATAAAGACTGAGACCTCCATGTGACCCTGCATGCCACCCTGAGGGGACCGACATCCCAGAGGAAAAGAAAATTCAAAAAGAGAtctcaaaaatgtttcatttactTCTCCTAGACAACTATGAGATTTGTGTGACACCACACTGAGACTAAAGGTTATTTCTCCTATGTCTCATCTTTTTCTCCAGAGCAATAAGATGCACTAAATCTCAATTTAGTCTCCTTTTAAGTTTCAGAAGAGATCTCAACAAAGTCTAATATAATTCTCAGAGTTTCTCaacttttgtgtctctctgtgatcTCGTGCAGAGAAATTAGAGAGCTCTCTCTATAAACTCAATCTATTCTCATCCCAGCTTCAATTTATCCATCTCATACTAAGCTCAGACAGAACAAATGAAGAGCTCTCCACAAGCATGCATTGATTTCTCAGACTTAGATcaatgttttggttgtttttaatcatgttgaCTTGATTGTAAtccacatgatttttttttaattatgtattaCTGTACTCAGAATGAATTGATTTAAAATTTGATTGTAGGCTGCAAAGACCTTCtgcttttatattaattatattttctatGAATAATTTTAAGTATTCCAATGCATgtaattcaggtttttttcaTGAACCACATAAAACGTAAAATAAAAACGACAGTAATTTATTGGTAATTTGAGAGCAATAAAGTTACTATTTCAACAAAGTCCAATATCAGAATGTAGCACCTTTTATCACTCACTACCATTGCCTTCAATAGTGAACACATTTGTGAAAATAGTTaggaaaataaatatcaaaacagTAAACAGAAAGCCACGCTTTTGACATTTGCATTGTGGAAATGTATTTTACAAAATGCCAACAAAAACCACTATAACAATATGTTTCACTGGATATCTCAAAATCAATAATCTAACAATATTAGTACATGGAACATTGCACTGATCACAGTCTTTCAAGATCATAAAACTATATTAGCATCCAACGATGTAGCTTTTAAGACCAAGAAGATACGTTTCAGCTGTGTCAAAGTTTAACTAACAAAAACTCAGACCATTAGTGGTGTCAATGTAATATATTCAGATGTCTGTATCTTCTCATGTTAAGCCCCAAAGTGACCTATTTGTGTGGCAATATATTAATAGAACTGTTGAGATCACTGACATTTGTCTTAATATAGCATCAAAATACTATCTGCCCATCAACTTGAGACTATATTTTCAGTAAGGAATTTCTACTAGTTGGAAAAATCATGGGCTCTTCTGTTCACAAAAAGATCATGTCTTTGAGTTCATAAATATGTTTAGTCCCTTTCAAGTTTGTTAGGGAAATGTGCAGCAAACACAATACCAGGCATTGAGGACAAATCAATAAACATCAACTTTCCCAAAATACTTTCAAGTCCAACTACTGTCCTTTTTACAGGAACTTCCAAGAGGCTCACAATATGGAAACATGTCCCACCTGTCAAAGTGTCCCTTAGAAGATTTATACCTGCAACTGCAAATTCATTCACAAATACAAGATTCATCTCATTTTGACCTTCTTTGTAGGAACACAATAATTCAATCTGACCATATTTGATCTGCATACCATCACAAAATAACACTGTGGAATTGTTCCGTCTTTTGGCTTTGACATACTGCTTGGAAGTGTAAACCGTTTTCCCTATTTGAGCTCTGTTATATGCCTTGACAACATTAGTATATAAACCCTGACCACGAAACTGTTCCAGAAGAGACATATCATCAGTTTCAAGACATCTGTTGAATGCTGCCCCTATCATGGCCACACTATTGTCAACATTAACAGCTTGATAACTAGTGCCATTTGTCATTCTGGCCAAAAACTCGGTAGCTACTGTGTTCAGCTTTATGTTTTGTGTGATGCTAGGGAGAGACTGTATAGTCTTTACAGCATTAACCATTTGGACAGGTATATTCTGGGTCCCATGTATAAGACGAAGTAAGTACCCATTTTTGTCTTCAAAGTGAAAGCAAGAGTGTGTCCACAGAGGTCCAAGAGCTCTTACACTATCTGCTAAATGGACAAGTAAGTGGATATTGGCTATCATGTATCGTTCACCATAAAGTCCACTCATTTGAGAACAGAAATTCCAAAGTAGTTTTTCAGCATGATCTATTTGCGCAGGGGTTATTGATTCCATCATAAGAATGAAGATCGCTTCACTAAGGAGCAGGAAATGGTTGTAGTACAGGCCTGCAAGAATGCCCCGGAATACAACTGGcccaaaaaacagcaaaatggaCCGATACTCAGATGCTTTAAAGAACATTCTGTGAGAGGACACAGAACGAGGGAATCTAATCAAAAATGGCGGTCTTATTTCTTTCATGCGTTTGTCAACTTCTCTGATTGACCTAACCATACTGAATGCACATCGGGAAAACTCTGtggaaaaccacaaaaacatcaatagaCGCATTACTCCCAGTAGTACAGAGTGCATATAGTCTATACCTGTACCCAAGACCAAATCATAGCTTTTTAGTCTACTGAGAAAGGTAGGTCCCTTCACCCCACGTACAATGCTGTTGGAATCATAGGCCATCTTCGCATTATCTACAAACCCCTTGTGGGTACGAGGCGGGCCTTTTGGATCTGTCTTCTGGAAAGGAAAGGCATGGACATGACCTCTTTCTCCTGTCTTTACTGTTTGACCTGGCTGTTCACACTTTAGACACCCAAACTGTCCATTGAATTGAACAGTATTATATACCAATGCTTTTGCGGGCAAATCGCAGGTACCTGCAATGGTAAAGGCTTTGCATAGGAAAGGCTCTTGAGCTCCTGCAAATTGAACAGAAATTCCATCTCTTTCGATTTTGTTCAGAGTTTCACATAGTGGTTCAAGGAATGTCAACATTGACGGCTTTGAGTCCCCAAACCAAAGACCTGCAAATATCATGTTTTCTCGTTTAGTGCGTTCAACAAAGTTTAACTCGTTTATGACACAATAAAAAGGCCACACAGAAAACTTTGAAGACTTAAAAATGGGTATGCCATCAGTGTTCCACATTAAAGAAATGTTTCTGGAATCATTGAGAGGGCCATGACAagtagtcaatttctgataggcTTCTCCGTCATATATGTCCTCAATACTGTCATGacactttttgtgtctattaaaCCTGAACATAAGTTTTTCTTCAAAACCTTCCTTAGCAAACAATCTCTTCAGTTGTGCTTCAATGGGAACCTCAATAAAATAGGAAGTTGATCCCTCCATCAACACACTGGCTTCACAGGTTTTACACTGGTTGTCTGTACTCTCAACAGTCATGAAGCATGCACTACAGTATTTGTGCAAAAGCGGAGAGGAGGAATCGtcaaaaaattgtttaaatttgTGTAAATTCTGAAGACATTCAGTCTGGATATCAGAGGGGCAGTGCAGAGAGATTAGTGTAAGCAAGTCACTGAGAGCTtttcctgttattttgtgtctatttgcaaAAGTCATTATGAGGAGAAGACTCTCTGCAACAGAAACTGGCGCATCTCTGTAAATTGGATTATCTCCAGTGTTTGTAGGGCTTTTGGGTTCTGTTCCCTCCTCTTGGTTTAGCTCTAAACCGTCCTCAAATGACAGGTCATCATAAAATGACAGGTCATCgtcaaataacacattttcgTCTTCTTCAACAAATTCAGGAAGGTGATCAACAAATGTATCTGTGTGAAAAGGCTGTTCAGGCTCTGATTCAACATTAAGTCCAGAGTGATGCATCTCACTTGTGTGTCCACTGCACTGGGATGTATGGTTGGTGTTATGGAGGTCACACAAATTTGTGATTGAAGAGTCTTCCAGATCTGCAACGTCATCAGCTTCCAGATTAGCAGAACTGGTCTCTTGCTCAGTGCGGCAGTCATCTGACCtcgaaaaaaaaagtcccaatgTATTTAGCAAATTTGTTTTCTTATAGCAATGGCTCATTTACACCAATTGTTCAAAAGCAGTATACTAGACTagacatgtttatttttcactATACTTCTGCTAAACACATTACTAATTACTAGATTATTAAAGTGTTATAGTCACTTGAGCTGCCAGTAAAACCTTGACAAACCAAGTGAGGTTCACAAGTCTCATATAAGTAACAGTGATTTATTGGATACATGAACTTTTCTTTCAAATAACACTGCAGTCGATCAAAATTTAAAGCTTTACAACATGCAATTTCTTACATGTCTAACAGAGTTGTTATTTTTGCACATTCGTTACCTCTGTTCTCCTGtccttgtgtgtcctgctgaaaacagagaataatacatttaacatttaatactCGCATACAATTTTATTAGGCATACCTGGGTAAAACCTGCATCAGTTAAATCATTTAGATAAATTTATTAAAACATGTGGTGCTTTGGCTCTGATGCTTCGTACAATCTGTAAGGTAAATAAAAACTATAGttatcagataaatgtagtggagtaaacaataaaatatttgtctgcaaaatgtagtggagtggaaATATTAAGTGACAAGTTAAGTACcaacacttgagtaaatgtacttatattCAATCACTGCAAgtgacaataaacaaataataaaatgtaaatttcct of the Centropristis striata isolate RG_2023a ecotype Rhode Island chromosome 22, C.striata_1.0, whole genome shotgun sequence genome contains:
- the LOC131960365 gene encoding uncharacterized protein LOC131960365, with protein sequence MAQRHNSRWRRKVKSQQNTCKRYRRKQDTQGQENRDDCRTEQETSSANLEADDVADLEDSSITNLCDLHNTNHTSQCSGHTSEMHHSGLNVESEPEQPFHTDTFVDHLPEFVEEDENVLFDDDLSFYDDLSFEDGLELNQEEGTEPKSPTNTGDNPIYRDAPVSVAESLLLIMTFANRHKITGKALSDLLTLISLHCPSDIQTECLQNLHKFKQFFDDSSSPLLHKYCSACFMTVESTDNQCKTCEASVLMEGSTSYFIEVPIEAQLKRLFAKEGFEEKLMFRFNRHKKCHDSIEDIYDGEAYQKLTTCHGPLNDSRNISLMWNTDGIPIFKSSKFSVWPFYCVINELNFVERTKRENMIFAGLWFGDSKPSMLTFLEPLCETLNKIERDGISVQFAGAQEPFLCKAFTIAGTCDLPAKALVYNTVQFNGQFGCLKCEQPGQTVKTGERGHVHAFPFQKTDPKGPPRTHKGFVDNAKMAYDSNSIVRGVKGPTFLSRLKSYDLVLGTGIDYMHSVLLGVMRLLMFLWFSTEFSRCAFSMVRSIREVDKRMKEIRPPFLIRFPRSVSSHRMFFKASEYRSILLFFGPVVFRGILAGLYYNHFLLLSEAIFILMMESITPAQIDHAEKLLWNFCSQMSGLYGERYMIANIHLLVHLADSVRALGPLWTHSCFHFEDKNGYLLRLIHGTQNIPVQMVNAVKTIQSLPSITQNIKLNTVATEFLARMTNGTSYQAVNVDNSVAMIGAAFNRCLETDDMSLLEQFRGQGLYTNVVKAYNRAQIGKTVYTSKQYVKAKRRNNSTVLFCDGMQIKYGQIELLCSYKEGQNEMNLVFVNEFAVAGINLLRDTLTGGTCFHIVSLLEVPVKRTVVGLESILGKLMFIDLSSMPGIVFAAHFPNKLERD